A stretch of the Staphylococcus sp. NRL 16/872 genome encodes the following:
- a CDS encoding putative DNA-binding protein yields MGKNDLVKTLRMNYLFDFYQSLLTEKQRNYLELFYLKDYSLSEIAETFNVSRQAVYDNIRRTGDLVEDYEAKLNLYEKFEQRRIIYEEMKKTLNDPDKLKHYITQLEELE; encoded by the coding sequence ATGGGGAAAAATGATTTAGTTAAAACCTTACGAATGAATTATTTGTTTGATTTCTATCAATCATTACTTACTGAAAAACAAAGAAATTATCTTGAATTGTTTTACCTAAAGGACTATTCTTTAAGTGAAATTGCAGAGACATTTAATGTGAGTAGACAGGCAGTTTATGATAATATAAGAAGAACTGGCGATTTAGTAGAAGATTATGAAGCTAAGCTCAACTTATATGAAAAATTCGAACAACGTCGTATTATCTATGAAGAAATGAAGAAAACGTTAAATGACCCAGATAAATTAAAACATTATATTACTCAATTAGAAGAATTGGAATAA
- the rpsP gene encoding 30S ribosomal protein S16 — MAVKIRLTRLGSKRNPFYRIVVADARAPRDGRIIEQIGTYNPASVNAPEVKIDEELALKWLKDGAKPTDTVHNILSKQGILKTFDEQKKAK; from the coding sequence ATGGCAGTTAAAATTCGTTTAACTCGTTTAGGTTCAAAAAGAAATCCATTCTATCGTATCGTTGTAGCTGACGCACGTGCTCCACGTGACGGTCGTATTATCGAACAAATCGGTACTTACAACCCAGCTAGCGTTAACGCACCAGAAGTTAAAATCGACGAAGAATTAGCTTTAAAATGGTTAAAAGACGGTGCTAAACCAACTGATACAGTTCACAATATCTTATCTAAACAAGGTATTTTAAAAACTTTTGACGAACAAAAGAAAGCTAAATAA
- the ffh gene encoding signal recognition particle protein, translated as MAFEGLSDRLQATMQKIRGKGKVTEADIKTMMREVRLALLEADVNFKVVKDFVKTVSDRALGSDVMQSLTPGQQVIKIVQDELTQLMGGENSSITMANKPPTVVMMVGLQGAGKTTTAGKLALLMRKKYNKKPMLVAADIYRPAAINQLQTVGKQLDVPVYSEGDQVKPQQIVENALSYAKEEHLDFVIIDTAGRLHIDEALMNELQEVKEISKPNEIMLVVDAMTGQDAVNVAQSFDDQLDVTGVTLTKLDGDTRGGAALSIRSVTQKPIKFVGMSEKMDGLELFHPERMASRILGMGDVLSLIEKAQQDVDQEKAKDLEKKMRESSFTLDDFLEQLDQVKNLGPLDDIMKMIPGMNKMKGIDKLNMSDKQIDHIKAIIQSMTPSERENPASLNVSRKKRIAKGSGRSLQEVNRLMKQFNDMKKMMKQFTGGGRKGKKGKRSQMENMLKGMNLPF; from the coding sequence ATGGCATTTGAAGGATTATCCGATCGCTTGCAAGCCACGATGCAAAAAATCCGTGGTAAAGGTAAAGTCACAGAAGCGGATATTAAAACAATGATGCGTGAAGTACGTCTCGCATTACTTGAAGCCGATGTTAACTTTAAAGTAGTTAAAGACTTCGTAAAGACTGTATCTGATCGTGCTTTAGGTTCAGACGTAATGCAATCTTTAACACCAGGTCAACAGGTCATAAAAATTGTACAAGATGAATTAACACAACTAATGGGTGGAGAAAATTCATCGATTACTATGGCTAATAAACCGCCAACAGTTGTAATGATGGTAGGTTTACAAGGTGCCGGTAAAACAACAACTGCTGGTAAACTAGCATTATTAATGCGTAAAAAATACAACAAAAAACCAATGTTAGTAGCTGCCGATATTTATCGTCCAGCAGCGATTAACCAATTACAAACAGTAGGTAAACAACTTGATGTGCCCGTATATAGTGAAGGGGACCAAGTTAAACCACAACAAATCGTTGAGAATGCCTTAAGTTATGCGAAAGAAGAACACCTTGACTTCGTAATCATCGATACAGCTGGTCGTTTACACATCGATGAAGCGTTAATGAACGAACTTCAAGAAGTTAAAGAAATTTCTAAACCAAATGAAATTATGTTAGTTGTCGATGCAATGACAGGTCAAGATGCCGTTAACGTTGCACAATCATTCGATGATCAATTAGATGTGACAGGTGTCACTTTAACTAAATTAGATGGTGACACTCGTGGTGGTGCTGCGCTATCAATTCGTTCTGTTACTCAAAAACCAATTAAATTTGTCGGTATGAGTGAGAAGATGGACGGTTTAGAACTGTTCCATCCTGAACGTATGGCTTCTCGTATTCTTGGTATGGGTGACGTTTTAAGTCTTATTGAAAAGGCTCAACAAGATGTCGACCAAGAAAAAGCAAAAGACTTAGAAAAGAAAATGCGTGAATCATCATTCACATTGGATGATTTCTTAGAACAATTAGATCAAGTTAAAAACTTAGGTCCACTTGATGACATTATGAAAATGATACCTGGTATGAATAAAATGAAAGGTATCGATAAATTAAATATGAGCGATAAACAAATCGACCATATTAAAGCGATTATCCAATCAATGACACCAAGTGAAAGAGAAAACCCAGCAAGTTTAAATGTTTCACGTAAAAAACGTATCGCTAAAGGTTCAGGTCGTTCTTTACAAGAAGTAAACCGACTAATGAAACAATTTAATGATATGAAGAAAATGATGAAACAATTTACTGGTGGCGGACGTAAAGGCAAAAAAGGTAAACGTAGCCAAATGGAAAATATGCTTAAAGGCATGAACTTACCATTTTAA
- the rimM gene encoding ribosome maturation factor RimM (Essential for efficient processing of 16S rRNA) has translation MEVEVGQIVNTHGIKGEVKVKSNSDFTETRFQPGETLIVKHNNNEIALTVTSYRVHKGFHMLKFEGINNINDVEQYKGDYLYQERDHEDIELEENEFYYSDIIGCTVFDEEDTPIGRVINIFETGANDVWVVKGDKEYLIPYIADVVKEVDVENKSIRITPMEGLLD, from the coding sequence ATGGAAGTTGAAGTGGGGCAGATTGTTAACACGCACGGAATTAAAGGTGAAGTGAAAGTGAAATCTAATTCAGATTTTACGGAAACACGTTTTCAGCCAGGAGAGACATTAATAGTTAAACACAATAATAATGAAATAGCGTTAACCGTTACTTCTTACCGTGTACATAAAGGCTTTCACATGCTTAAATTTGAAGGTATAAATAACATTAATGATGTTGAACAGTATAAGGGAGACTATTTATATCAAGAACGTGATCATGAAGATATTGAATTAGAAGAGAATGAGTTTTATTATTCAGACATCATTGGATGTACAGTGTTTGATGAAGAAGATACACCAATCGGTCGAGTAATCAATATTTTTGAAACAGGTGCGAATGATGTATGGGTAGTGAAAGGTGACAAAGAATATCTTATCCCTTATATTGCCGATGTAGTTAAAGAAGTTGATGTTGAAAATAAATCAATTCGAATTACACCAATGGAAGGATTGTTAGACTAA